A window from Capricornis sumatraensis isolate serow.1 chromosome 5, serow.2, whole genome shotgun sequence encodes these proteins:
- the DUS4L gene encoding tRNA-dihydrouridine(20a/20b) synthase [NAD(P)+]-like — protein MKSDCIQTTSCQERKKDPIEMFHSGQLVKVCAPMVRYSKLSFRTLVRKYDCDLCYTPMIVAADFVRSAKARDSEFTTNQGDCPLIVQFAANDARLLSDAARIVCPYANGIDINCGCPQRWALAEGYGACLINKPELVRDMVKQVRNQVENPRFSVSIKIRIHDDLTRTVDLCRKAEATGVSWITVHGRTVEERHQPVHYEAIKIIKESMSIPIVANGDIRSLKEAENVWHITGTDGVMVARGLLANPAMFAGYEETPLKCIWDWVDIALELGTPYMCFHQHLMYMMEKITSRQEKRIFNALSSTSAVLDYLTDHYGIDRTS, from the exons ATGAAGAGTGACTGCATACAAACTACATCatgtcaagaaagaaaaaaagatcctaTAGAAATGTTTCATTCTGGGCAGCTGGTAAAAGTCTGTGCCCCAATGGTGCGATATTCAAA GTTGTCTTTTAGAACACTAGTCAGAAAATACGATTGTGATCTGTGCTATACACCAATGATAGTTGCTGCTGATTTTGTCAGATCTGCAAAAGCCAGAGACAGTGAATTTACCACAAATCAAG GTGATTGCCCATTGATTGTTCAGTTTGCTGCTAATGATGCAAGACTTTTATCTGATGCTGCTCGTATAGTCTGTCCTTATGCGAATGGAATAGACATTAACTGTGGTTGCCCTCAGAG GTGGGCGTTGGCAGAAGGTTATGGAGCTTGCTTAATAAACAAGCCAGAGCTTGTTCGAGACATGGTGAAACAAGTAAGAAATCAAGTGGAAAACCCCAGATTTTCAGTATCTATTAAAATAAG GATCCATGATGACCTTACAAGAACTGTAGATCTCTGTCGAAAGGCTGAAGCAACAGGAGTTTcctggattacagtccatggaagaACTGTTGAGGAAAGACATCAGCCAGTTCACTATGAGGccattaaaataattaaggaaagtaTGTCTATACCTATAGTTGCGAACGGAGACATCAGAAgcttaaaagaagcagaaaatgtgtGGCATATTACTGGGACAGATG GTGTGATGGTTGCAAGAGGACTCTTAGCAAACCCGGCCATGTTTGCTGGATATGAGGAAACCCCACTGAAATGCATCTGGGACTGGGTTGACATTGCTCTTGAACTTGGAACTCCTTATATGTGTTTCCATCAACATTTAATGTATATGATGGAAAAGATAACTTCAAGGcaggaaaaaagaatatttaatgctTTGTCAAGCACATCAGCAGTCTTAGATTATCTTACAGACCATTATGGGATTGACCGGACTTcgtga